A genomic window from Aquipuribacter hungaricus includes:
- the cmk gene encoding (d)CMP kinase: MPVPSRRVLVAVDGPSGSGKSSVSREVARRAGLSYLDTGAMYRAVCWAALRDGIDVEDAETLGALVRAVHVDISTDPDVERVVVDGVEVTTAIRGAAVTAGVSAVASHPAVRAELRSRQRTTMDAAPTGCIAEGRDITTVVAPDAHVRVLLTADPAARVDRRARQVEQSGGAAEAGSLAAGDVSTAVLDRDAADSRVTSFVTAADGVLELDSSHLDLEQTVQAVLDLVLAAQAEAAAPGDA; the protein is encoded by the coding sequence GTGCCTGTGCCCTCCCGCCGTGTCCTCGTCGCCGTCGACGGGCCCTCCGGGTCGGGCAAGTCCAGCGTCTCCCGCGAGGTGGCCCGCCGCGCCGGCCTGTCCTACCTGGACACCGGGGCCATGTACCGCGCCGTCTGCTGGGCGGCGCTGCGCGACGGCATCGACGTCGAGGACGCCGAGACCCTGGGCGCGCTCGTCCGCGCGGTCCACGTGGACATCAGCACCGACCCCGACGTCGAGCGGGTCGTCGTCGACGGCGTCGAGGTGACCACCGCGATCCGGGGCGCCGCCGTCACCGCCGGGGTGTCGGCCGTCGCCTCGCACCCCGCGGTCCGCGCGGAGCTGCGCTCCCGCCAGCGCACGACCATGGACGCCGCCCCGACCGGCTGCATCGCCGAGGGTCGGGACATCACCACGGTCGTCGCGCCCGACGCCCACGTCCGGGTGCTGCTCACCGCCGACCCCGCGGCCCGGGTCGACCGCCGCGCCCGGCAGGTCGAGCAGTCCGGCGGCGCGGCCGAGGCCGGCAGCCTGGCCGCCGGGGACGTGAGCACCGCCGTGCTGGACCGGGACGCGGCCGACTCCCGCGTGACCAGCTTCGTCACCGCCGCGGACGGGGTCCTCGAGCTCGACTCCTCGCACCTGGACCTCGAGCAGACCGTGCAGGCGGTCCTCGACCTCGTGCTCGCCGCGCAGGCCGAGGCCGCGGCCCCCGGGGACGCGTGA
- a CDS encoding lysophospholipid acyltransferase family protein, which produces MSTPAPERPGAPAAPGSPGRWWGRMVGFVVAHVLWRTRVQGLEHVADGPVLLAVNHVSILDGPLVYSSNWDRGVQFLVKKEMFRGFVGWVLTQVGQIPVDRSGSDRTALSSAVAVLRAGGAAGIFPEGSRGRGDVAAVRTGIAWIALQSGAPVVPVAVLGTRRTGERSGGLPRLRRRLHVVHGAPFTLERPAGVPGKQALAMAAEQVRVRLVEHVAASVALTGETLPDDGGTTTSTRAPGAPGTTGTTDTPPRAG; this is translated from the coding sequence GTGAGCACCCCCGCCCCGGAGCGGCCGGGCGCCCCCGCCGCCCCCGGGTCGCCCGGGCGCTGGTGGGGCCGGATGGTCGGCTTCGTCGTGGCGCACGTGCTGTGGCGCACCCGGGTGCAGGGCCTCGAGCACGTCGCCGACGGCCCCGTCCTGCTGGCGGTCAACCACGTGAGCATCCTCGACGGGCCGCTCGTCTACTCCTCGAACTGGGACCGCGGTGTGCAGTTCCTCGTCAAGAAGGAGATGTTCCGCGGCTTCGTCGGGTGGGTGCTCACCCAGGTCGGCCAGATCCCCGTCGACCGGTCGGGCTCCGACCGGACCGCGCTCAGCTCGGCGGTGGCCGTGCTGCGCGCCGGCGGCGCCGCGGGCATCTTCCCCGAGGGCTCGCGCGGCCGCGGCGACGTCGCGGCCGTCCGCACGGGGATCGCGTGGATCGCGCTGCAGTCCGGCGCCCCGGTCGTCCCCGTGGCCGTCCTGGGCACCCGCCGCACCGGCGAACGCTCCGGCGGCCTGCCCCGGCTGCGCCGCCGCCTGCACGTGGTCCACGGCGCCCCCTTCACCCTCGAGCGGCCCGCGGGCGTCCCCGGCAAGCAGGCGCTGGCCATGGCCGCCGAGCAGGTCCGCGTCCGGCTCGTCGAGCACGTCGCGGCGTCCGTGGCGCTCACCGGCGAGACGCTGCCCGACGACGGCGGCACCACCACCAGCACCCGCGCGCCCGGCGCGCCCGGCACCACCGGCACGACCGACACCCCCCCGAGAGCAGGCTGA